In a genomic window of Scyliorhinus torazame isolate Kashiwa2021f chromosome 5, sScyTor2.1, whole genome shotgun sequence:
- the LOC140420013 gene encoding uncharacterized protein, which produces MEKPWKCEDCGKGFTAPHELERHQHSHTGERPFTSQCLKGFTAIGSLRRHERIHTGERPFICTVCEKGFTDIGSLRRHERVHTGERPFICTVCDKGFTDISSLRRHERVHTGERPFTCSQCDKGFTDIGSLRRHERVHTGERPFICTVCDKGFTHLHNLQTHQRVHTGERPFICTVCDKGFTRLPHLQRHQRVHTGEKPYICSVCDMGFTQLSNLRSHNVTHTKSRPFKCSHCRKGFKSAQLLMSHQRIHTEERPFSCSHCTKRFQTSSRLRRHQRVHTGKKPFTCSHCGEGFTQLSNMLKHQRVHK; this is translated from the coding sequence atggagaaaccatggaaatgtgaggattgtgggaagggattcacagccccacacgagctggaaaggcatcaacacagtcacactggagagagacctttcacctctcagtgtttaaagggattcactgccattggcagcctgcggagacacgaacgtattcacactggggagaggccattcatctgcactgtgtgtgaaaaggggttcactgacattggcagcctgcggagacacgaacgagttcacaccggggagaggcctttcatctgcactgtgtgtgataagggattcactgacattagcagcctgcggagacacgaaagagtccacactggagagaggcctttcacctgctctcagtgtgataagggattcactgacattggcagcctgcggagacacgaacgagttcacaccggggagaggccattcatctgcactgtgtgtgataagggattcactcatttacacaacctgcagacccaccagcgagttcacaccggggagagaccattcatctgcactgtgtgtgataagggatttactcggttaccccacctgcagagacaccagcgagttcacaccggggagaagccatacatctgctctgtgtgtgatatgggattcactcaattatccaacctgcgtagccacaatgtcactcacaccaagagcaggccctttaaatgctctcactgcaggaagggtttcaaaagcgctcagctactgatgtcccaccagcgcattcacactgaggagagaccgttcagctgctctcactgcacaaagaggtttcaaacatcatccagattgcggagacaccagcgagttcacactggaaagaagccattcacctgctctcactgtggggagggattcactcagttgtccaacATGCTgaaacaccaaagggttcacaagtga